A genomic stretch from Telopea speciosissima isolate NSW1024214 ecotype Mountain lineage chromosome 7, Tspe_v1, whole genome shotgun sequence includes:
- the LOC122668325 gene encoding cytosolic sulfotransferase 5-like yields the protein MAVQNHFKAFPTDILVATTPKSGTIWLKSLVFATMNRKSTTAAPHSLLLNFCPHDLVPCLEQRLYLKQIPDDIELLPIPRVLATHMPYTSLPHSVLDSGCRIIYLSRNPKDTFVSYWHFVNKVRSKRLESPLSLEEAFEMFCNGTIGFGPFWDHVLGYWKASLERPNCVLFLKFEELQLEPAFQLKRVAEFMGCPFSYEEEKEEAMIDDIVRLCSFENLRNLEVTRNGATASDNKKSVFFRQGKVGDWENHLKPEMIQRLDWITEQKWKANGLVI from the coding sequence ATGGCGGTTCAAAACCACTTCAAAGCTTTTCCTACCGATATACTCGTCGCAACCACACCAAAATCCGGCACTATTTGGCTAAAATCACTTGTCTTTGCTACCATGAATCGCAAATCAACTACAGCAGCTCCACACTCCTTACTGCTCAATTTCTGCCCACACGATCTTGTGCCTTGCTTGGAGCAAAGGCTATACCTTAAACAGATTCCTGATGACATTGAGCTTCTTCCCATACCTAGAGTGTTAGCTACCCACATGCCATACACATCTCTACCCCATTCAGTATTGGATTCTGGTTGCCGGATAATATATCTTAGCCGAAATCCAAAGGACACTTTTGTTTCTTATTGGCATTTCGTTAACAAAGTGAGGTCAAAACGTTTGGAATCACCTTTATCACTTGAAGAAGCTTTTGAGATGTTCTGCAATGGAACCATTGGATTTGGTCCATTTTGGGATCATGTTTTGGGATATTGGAAAGCAAGTTTAGAAAGGCCTAACTGtgtattgtttctcaagtttgaGGAATTACAGCTCGAACCTGCATTTCAGCTCAAAAGAGTGGCCGAGTTTATGGGGTGCCCCTTCTCCtatgaggaagagaaggaagaagcaaTGATCGATGACATAGTAAGGTTATGCAGCTTTGAGAATTTGAGAAATTTGGAAGTGACAAGAAATGGAGCTACAGCATCTGACAACAAGAAGAGTGTATTTTTCAGGCAAGGAAAGGTTGGAGATTGGGAGAATCATCTTAAGCCAGAGATGATCCAACGATTGGATTGGATCACTGAACAGAAGTGGAAAGCTAATGGCTTAGTAATTTGA
- the LOC122667713 gene encoding phosphatidate cytidylyltransferase, mitochondrial: MSYSFEQQKMEKREELAGLLDALPPVEFCCAYGSAIHPNNQDKNAMVDYILGVSDPLQWHSENLEMNREHYASWMVYLGDAKLITQVANEIGVGVHFNPFVTYNDKLIKYGIVRMHDLVQDLLNWERFYLSGRLQKPVHILVDNLNIENLNSVNLKAATSAALLLLPSKFSEEDLYAKICSLSYMGDLRMLFAEDRNKVKKIVHGQFNSFQRMYKPFLDEYAAKELLIFSSTGGHQANLTQDCGLSAARALVSSLPPTVRSEMGMRLGEKRKLSETGRTIREVVVNSREEAAECMRKVVRRTVMVSSMRQAISGFLGVGGVNAIRYISKKMGKAWRSWT; encoded by the exons gagtTATAGTTTTGAGCAACAGAAgatggaaaagagagaagagctTGCAGGTCTTCTCGATGCCCTTCCTCCGGTGGAATTCTGCTGTGCTTATGGGTCAGCTATCCATCCTAACAACCAAGATAag AATGCCATGGTAGATTACATTCTGGGTGTTTCAGATCCATTGCAGTGGCACTCTGag AATCTGGAAATGAATAGGGAACATTATGCATCATGGATGGTTTACCTTGGTGATGCAAAATTG ATTACTCAAGTGGCCAATGAAATTGGTGTGGGTGTGCACTTCAACCCATTTGTGACTTATAATGACAAG TTGATCAAGTACGGTATTGTCCGTATGCATGATTTGGTTCAGGATTTATTAAACTGGGAAAGGTTCTACTTGAGTGGTCGTTTGCAAAAACCT GTGCATATACTGGTGGATAATCTCAACATAGAAAATCTAAATTCAGTTAATTTAAAGGCTGCCACTTCAGCTGCACTCCTCCTTTTGCCATCCAAGTTTTCTGAG GAAGATCTATATGCTAAAATATGTAGCCTCTCATATATGGGTGACTTGCGGATGCTATTTGCAGAGGATAGGAATAAG GTGAAAAAGATTGTCCATGGGCAGTTTAATTCATTCCAGAGAATGTATAAGCCATTTCTAGATGAGTATGCTGCTAAGGAGTTGCTGATATTCTCATCAACTGGTGGTCACCAAGCAAATTTAACTCAG GATTGTGGTTTATCTGCAGCTCGTGCCCTTGTTTCCTCCCTTCCTCCAACAGTCAGAAGCGAAATGGGGATGAGACTGGGGGAGAAGCGAAAACTGAGTGAAACTG GTCGAACTATACGTGAAGTTGTGGTCAACTCAAGGGAAGAGGCTGCGGAGTGCATGCGTAAAGTGGTGAGACGTACAGTTATGGTTTCAAGCATGAGGCAGGCCATATCTGGATTTCTGGGTGTGGGTGGTGTCAATGCCATTAGATATATCTCAAAGAAGATGGGCAAAGCCTGGAGATCTTGGACATGA